CGGTGGCACAGCCAAGGTCAACGTGGTGACGGATCGCGGTGCCCACCAGGCGGATGTTCTTGCCGATCGGACGATACGTCAGGCGCACCGGCCGCGCCGAGGCCGCGCCGTGCTGGACGCTCTCGACGCGGCGGCGGTAGTGATCCGAAAACTGCCGCTGGCCCGCGATCGCGGCCGGGTCGGGCGAAGGGGCGTGCTCGGCTGGCACCGGCCCCGACTGGAGGTGGGACCGGTAGTGCTGCAGCAGGAGCGCACGCCGTTCGCGATCCCAACGCGGTCCCCAGATGTCCCGCAGCCAGAAGCGCAGTGCGCCCCCTCGCCGCGGCGCGGCGGCCAGTCTAGGCGATGCCGACGCCACGTTCCGCTTCCGCGCGCGCCCCGAGAAGATCCCGGTACCACGCGAGATAGGCCTCGACCTGGCGGTCGAGGGTGAAGCGACTGGCGACGTCGCGCGCGGCGTTCTCGCCCAGCCGCACCCGTACCGGCTCGCAATCCAGCAGCGCCTCCACCGCGTCGGTCATCTCGACGGCACCGGCGGGAGGCACCAGCATGCCAGTGGCATCGCCGATCCCGTCACGGCGCCCGGCACGAACGGCCTCGATCGCGGCCGGCCGAATCTGTTCCGGAATGCCGCCGACCGCGGTGGCCACCACCGGTGTGCCGCACGCCATCGCCTCCAGCACCGCGAGTGGAAACGTGTCGGCCCGGGCGGCGTGAAGGTAGAGGTCGGCCGATTGGTAGTACTGGGCCATGACGCGGGGATCGCCGACGACCGGGACCGATCGGATCGCGGCACCGGGCCGGGAGCGCGCCGCGAACTCGCGTCCCACGGCCACGAACACGAGTGGCTCGGCCCGGCGCCGGGCGGCGAGACCATCGATCAGCCGAGCCAGCGTGCGGTCGTCTTTCCACATGCTGCCGCTGCTGCCGGCAGTCAGCAGGATGATCGTCGAGGCGTCCGGCAGGCCGAGGCGGGCGCGCGCCTGCCGGCGGTCGGCGGGCCGGAACACGCTGGTGTCAACGCCGTTCGGGATCACGCGCACATCGCCGGCGGACGGGGCCAGCATCGAGCGCCCCACCTGATCGCGCAGCCACCGCGAGGGCGCCGCCAGGTGAACGCGACTGGCCGCAAACACCTCCTGCTTGCGGCGCCAATTACGATCGGTCGCGTCGCGACGAATGGGGGGATCGAGCGTGAGGTCCGGACACTGGCCGCAGCCGGTTTGCCAGCGGCCGCAGCCCAGCGCATGCGCGCAGTGGCCGGTCATCAACCACATGTCATGCAGGGTGAGCACCGTCGGCAATCGAGCACTGATTGGCGCCAGGGCCCGCAGGTCGAAGTAGCCGCCGTGAAGGTTATGCGCATGCACCACGTCCGGCGCTGAGGCGAACTGATCGAGCAGGCGCGCGCTGGCCGGGAAGGCGAAGTCCTCGATCCCGTTCAGGTGATCGACGATCGCGCGCGGGTGCGTGGCCATCCGCAACGAGCGGCTCAGCAGGCCGAACCCGCGGTTAGGATGGCGCTCCGCCAGCCGCCGTAACCGAACCTGGACCGCGACATAGCCGGTGGCGCTGAACCACGGGCGGTCGTCGTCCGGCAACGGCAGCACGCCCGGATCGCCGGTGCCCTTGCGTCCCACGACGTGCCAGACCTGGTGGCCGCGAGCGGCATATCCGCGCATCAGGCCGGCGGCGACCGTGGCGGCCCCGCCGCCGTGATCGGTGGCGCCGACCTGCACGATGG
This sequence is a window from Vicinamibacterales bacterium. Protein-coding genes within it:
- a CDS encoding glycosyltransferase, whose amino-acid sequence is MDELTASARALAIVQVGATDHGGGAATVAAGLMRGYAARGHQVWHVVGRKGTGDPGVLPLPDDDRPWFSATGYVAVQVRLRRLAERHPNRGFGLLSRSLRMATHPRAIVDHLNGIEDFAFPASARLLDQFASAPDVVHAHNLHGGYFDLRALAPISARLPTVLTLHDMWLMTGHCAHALGCGRWQTGCGQCPDLTLDPPIRRDATDRNWRRKQEVFAASRVHLAAPSRWLRDQVGRSMLAPSAGDVRVIPNGVDTSVFRPADRRQARARLGLPDASTIILLTAGSSGSMWKDDRTLARLIDGLAARRRAEPLVFVAVGREFAARSRPGAAIRSVPVVGDPRVMAQYYQSADLYLHAARADTFPLAVLEAMACGTPVVATAVGGIPEQIRPAAIEAVRAGRRDGIGDATGMLVPPAGAVEMTDAVEALLDCEPVRVRLGENAARDVASRFTLDRQVEAYLAWYRDLLGARAEAERGVGIA